A genomic stretch from Desulfotignum balticum DSM 7044 includes:
- a CDS encoding pyridoxal phosphate-dependent aminotransferase — protein sequence METPINREIVKQEIDKMGLESVGMASIRELNRIVNNIETATGDAFIRMEMGVPGLAPPQIAVDAEIEALKQGVGSKYPPFDGIPQLKTEISAFVKNFVDIEIPAESCFPTVGSMQGCYMAMMCCSRRIKGKEKLLFIDPGFPVNKLQAKVLGLPFAHFDVYEYRGDKLGPKLESFLEQGDVAAIMYSNPNNPAWICFTEKELETIGSLATQYDCIVMEDLAYFGMDFRKNYSIPGQPPFIPSVAKFTDNYILLISSSKSFSMAGQRIGMSAIPEKLFHSTGNNLKSFFGSDRFGYAYIFGAMYALSSGVSHSNQYGLLGLLKAVNSGEFNFVDHVKEYGDRAGAMKQMFTQNGFKIVYDMDDDKPIADGFYFTISYPGFTGVELVEELLYYGISAISLSTTGSDRHEGLRACVSLTGKERFNELADRLTRFQADHPEGSDFKIIHA from the coding sequence ATGGAAACCCCGATCAATCGTGAAATTGTCAAACAGGAAATTGATAAAATGGGCCTGGAGTCTGTGGGCATGGCCTCCATCCGGGAATTGAACCGGATTGTGAACAATATTGAAACCGCCACAGGCGACGCCTTCATCCGCATGGAAATGGGGGTGCCGGGTCTGGCCCCGCCGCAGATAGCCGTGGATGCGGAAATTGAAGCCCTCAAACAGGGGGTTGGCTCCAAATACCCGCCGTTTGATGGTATCCCCCAGCTGAAAACCGAAATCTCCGCGTTTGTGAAAAACTTTGTGGACATTGAGATTCCGGCAGAGTCCTGCTTTCCCACGGTAGGCTCCATGCAGGGCTGCTACATGGCCATGATGTGCTGCAGCCGGCGGATCAAGGGGAAAGAAAAACTCTTGTTCATTGATCCGGGATTTCCGGTGAACAAGCTTCAGGCAAAAGTTCTGGGACTGCCCTTTGCCCATTTTGATGTATATGAATACCGAGGCGACAAACTGGGGCCCAAGCTGGAATCATTTCTGGAACAAGGGGATGTGGCCGCCATCATGTATTCCAACCCCAACAATCCGGCCTGGATCTGCTTTACAGAAAAAGAACTTGAAACCATCGGCTCTTTGGCCACCCAATATGACTGTATTGTCATGGAAGATCTGGCCTATTTTGGTATGGATTTCCGGAAAAACTATTCCATACCGGGCCAGCCCCCGTTCATTCCGTCCGTGGCCAAGTTCACCGACAATTACATTCTTTTGATCTCCAGTTCCAAATCTTTTTCCATGGCCGGCCAGCGCATCGGCATGTCCGCGATTCCGGAAAAACTGTTCCACTCCACCGGCAACAATCTCAAATCGTTTTTCGGCAGCGACCGGTTCGGATATGCCTATATTTTCGGGGCCATGTATGCGTTAAGCTCCGGGGTGTCCCACTCCAACCAGTACGGGCTGTTAGGGCTGCTCAAAGCAGTGAACTCCGGGGAATTCAATTTTGTGGACCATGTCAAAGAATACGGGGACCGGGCCGGGGCCATGAAACAGATGTTTACGCAAAACGGATTCAAGATTGTGTATGACATGGATGATGACAAACCCATTGCCGACGGGTTTTATTTCACCATCTCCTACCCGGGATTCACGGGCGTGGAACTGGTGGAGGAACTGCTTTATTACGGCATCAGCGCCATCTCCTTGAGCACCACGGGCAGTGACCGCCACGAAGGGTTGCGGGCCTGTGTGTCATTGACCGGAAAAGAGCGGTTCAACGAACTGGCGGACCGTCTGACCCGGTTCCAGGCAGACCACCCCGAAGGCAGTGACTTCAAAATTATCCATGCCTGA
- a CDS encoding FadR/GntR family transcriptional regulator: MFKRAKQSRVFQDVVDQIQEAILTKKLAPGTRLPAERDLKEMFNTSRGTLREALRVLEQKGLIEIKLGVAGGAIVKQIDTDPLMESLALLIQSGEVSLEHLSEFRIKIEGSLVELATERATPKDIEELEQMQARARHCYDIQDWESFLKTDEAMHTYIGTMTRNPVFQFVQKSIHDNIHRYYQDFLPMNRERTLENLQDFDKIIAAMKSKNGAVASAIITDHVQRFHDKMTGKQP; this comes from the coding sequence ATGTTTAAGCGCGCCAAACAGAGTCGGGTCTTTCAAGACGTGGTCGACCAGATACAAGAGGCCATTCTGACCAAGAAACTGGCCCCTGGCACCCGGCTGCCAGCGGAGCGGGACCTCAAGGAGATGTTCAACACCAGCCGGGGGACCCTGAGAGAAGCGCTGCGGGTCCTGGAACAGAAAGGACTGATTGAAATCAAGCTGGGGGTCGCCGGCGGCGCCATTGTCAAGCAGATCGACACGGATCCTCTCATGGAATCTCTGGCACTGCTGATCCAGTCCGGTGAAGTATCTCTGGAACATTTGTCCGAATTCCGGATCAAAATAGAAGGCAGCCTGGTGGAACTGGCCACGGAACGGGCCACCCCCAAAGACATTGAAGAACTGGAGCAAATGCAGGCCCGGGCCAGGCATTGTTATGATATCCAGGACTGGGAAAGTTTTTTGAAAACCGATGAAGCCATGCACACCTATATCGGCACCATGACCCGGAATCCCGTGTTCCAGTTTGTCCAGAAAAGTATACATGACAACATTCATCGGTATTACCAGGATTTTCTTCCCATGAACCGGGAGCGGACCCTGGAAAACCTCCAGGACTTTGACAAGATCATTGCCGCCATGAAATCAAAAAACGGGGCTGTCGCATCCGCCATCATCACAGATCATGTGCAGCGATTCCATGACAAAATGACCGGGAAACAACCCTGA